AACGTCATCTCCTCCTCGTTCGTTTCCCCCGCGGTATCCGTTTCTTCCGCCCGGCAAGTTTCTCCCGCCGAATCCGTTTCCTCCGCCGCTTCAGCCTCTTTTGACTCTTTCAATTCCCTGGTCTTTTCCGTGTTCCTCGTCCTTCCAGGCTCTTTGGTCCCGCCATTCTCTTTCACATCCTTCGGCCGGTCCGTTTCGCCCTCGCGGCTCCGCTCGCTCTTTTCACGCGCCCGCGCGTCCGCCCTTTCCGACCTCGGGGGCTCTACGGGGCGGCCCTTTTCCGCGGAAGAACCGCTTTCCGCGAGGATCCTCTCGAAGCGGCTGCGGTCGGACGGCGAAAAGGAAGCGGGCCGCCGTCCATGCGCCGCGGGGTTGCATGCCACGGGAGATGCCGATCGATCGGGGAATGGGAGAAGTGTTTTCATGGCCGTCCTTAATACAACGAGCGTGCCACTTCACCAACCATCGAATCGTAAAGGGTTATTCTTTAAACCAGTGGGGGCGGCAGATCTTACGGGGGAAAAAAATCACTCCGAGGGAAAATTTTTCACGTCGCCGGGACTCGCCATCTTCCGGGTGAGTATGGCCGCCCGCTTCGGCTCCATGAGCGAAAGGACAGCGCTGGCCTTGCGGCTCTTCATCCTCGACAGGATCGTCGCGGCGGTTCCGTCGTCGAGCGCAGCGATCCTTGCGGCGGCTCCTTCGGGGGGCATCCCCTCATAGAGTTGAACGATCCGGTCGGTCCTTGCGTTCGCTTCGTTCTGCTTCTTCTTCTCCTTCTCCTGGACCTGTCCGACGAGCTTTTCATACCGGGCGATCTTCTCGTCGATTTCCTTCCGGAGTGCAAGGAGCCGCTCCTCTTCCGCCTTGAACGCCCGTTCCCTCTCGGCCATTCCCGGCGCGCCCTTGCCGCGCTCCTGCACGGAACCATCTTTGCCGGCGGCGTCGGGAGGCGCCGCCATGACGGCCGGGGCCGGGCCGATGAAGACCGCAAGCATCGCGGCGACCGCGGAAGCGCGGCAAGCCATGCGGAACAAATACATGTGCAGGCTCAACGGTCTCTCCGCTTCGTGGACGACAGGAAGTCCATCTCCTTGCGTTCCCGCTGCGATTCCTCTTTCGCCCGCTCCCGCGTGCGCCGGTCCTTGAGGGTCTCGACGACACGCGTCTCCTTGTGCGCTTCCACAAGGTCGTTCTGCCTGATGTCCAGCGCGGCGAGTATTCGGGCCAGGTCGGCCTTCATCGCGTCCATCTCCTTCTGGAGGTGGTAGAAGTAGCTGTAATAGATCCCCATCTCGTTCGGGCGGAGCGACCCGTCGCCCTGCTTGCGGTTGAACGAGTCGAGAGTATCAAGGTATGCGCTTTCGAGCGAGCCTATACGGGATTCGTGGGCGCTTACCGCGTCGCGCAGCTTGCGAACCTCGACCTCTATTTCCTCTTCCCTCCATTCCTTGATCTGAAGGATCTTACCGATCGTTCCGAGCTTGTTCATCGCGTGCCTCCTCTCTGAAGAGTTGGTGGAGTTGCGCGACGCTCTCCCGGAAATCCCTTCGCTCGTCCATACCCTGCCTCAGGTATCCCTTCAGGAGGTCGACCTTCCGTATCGCGCGGTCGACCTTGGGGTTGGTCCCTTCCTTGTACGCGCCGATGGTGATCATGTCTTCGTGCTTTCGGTAGGTCGCGAGCAATTCGGTGAAACGGCCCGCCGCATCCTTGTGGGTCGGCTCGACGATGTCGGGCATCACCCGGCTGATGGAACGGAGGATATCTATGGCTGGATACT
Above is a genomic segment from Deltaproteobacteria bacterium containing:
- a CDS encoding MotE family protein: MSLHMYLFRMACRASAVAAMLAVFIGPAPAVMAAPPDAAGKDGSVQERGKGAPGMAERERAFKAEEERLLALRKEIDEKIARYEKLVGQVQEKEKKKQNEANARTDRIVQLYEGMPPEGAAARIAALDDGTAATILSRMKSRKASAVLSLMEPKRAAILTRKMASPGDVKNFPSE
- the fliJ gene encoding flagellar export protein FliJ codes for the protein MNKLGTIGKILQIKEWREEEIEVEVRKLRDAVSAHESRIGSLESAYLDTLDSFNRKQGDGSLRPNEMGIYYSYFYHLQKEMDAMKADLARILAALDIRQNDLVEAHKETRVVETLKDRRTRERAKEESQRERKEMDFLSSTKRRDR